The Paenibacillus sp. FSL R7-0204 genome includes a region encoding these proteins:
- the hslV gene encoding ATP-dependent protease subunit HslV, which yields MLPSFHATTICAVRHNGHAAIAGDGQVTFGESVIMKTTAKKVRRLYRGQVIAGFAGSVADAITLFEKFEGKLEEHHGNLQRAAVELAKDWRQDRILRKLEALMIVMDKEGMLLISGNGEIIEPDDDVLAIGSGGNFALASGRSLKRHAPQLGAGDIAREALQIASEICVYTNSNIIVEQL from the coding sequence ATGTTACCCAGTTTTCATGCAACTACGATTTGTGCGGTAAGACATAACGGCCATGCGGCGATTGCCGGTGACGGCCAGGTTACATTCGGAGAGAGTGTCATTATGAAGACGACGGCCAAGAAGGTCCGCCGCCTGTACAGAGGCCAGGTCATTGCCGGGTTCGCAGGCTCTGTTGCTGATGCGATTACGCTGTTCGAGAAGTTCGAGGGGAAGCTTGAGGAGCATCACGGCAATCTGCAGCGGGCAGCGGTGGAGCTGGCCAAGGATTGGCGCCAGGACCGCATTCTGCGCAAGCTGGAAGCGCTCATGATCGTAATGGATAAGGAAGGCATGCTGCTGATCTCCGGCAACGGTGAAATTATCGAGCCGGATGATGATGTGCTGGCGATTGGGTCCGGCGGTAACTTTGCGCTGGCTTCCGGGCGGTCACTTAAGCGCCATGCTCCGCAACTGGGTGCCGGTGACATTGCCAGAGAAGCGCTGCAGATTGCATCCGAGATCTGTGTATATACCAATTCCAATATTATTGTCGAACAGTTATAG
- the sucC gene encoding ADP-forming succinate--CoA ligase subunit beta — protein MNIHEYQGKEVLKKYGVAVPNGKVAYTVDEAVEAAAALGTPVVVVKAQIHAGGRGKAGGVKVAKNSDEVRAYASEILGKTLVTHQTGPEGKVVKRLLIEEGCQIVKEYYIGLVVDRASGRVVMMASEEGGTEIEEVAATHPEKIFKEIVDPAVGLQTFQARKLAYSIAIPPELVNKAVKFMQALYLAFVDKDCSIAEINPLVVTADGNVMALDAKLNFDSNSLFRHKDILELRDLDEEDAKEIEASKFDLSYIALDGNIGCMVNGAGLAMATMDIIKYYGGEPANFLDVGGGATTEKVTEAFKIILSDDKVNGIFVNIFGGIMRCDVIATGVVEAARQLGLTKPLVVRLEGTNVALGKEILAGSGLNIVAADSMADGARKIVALV, from the coding sequence ATGAATATCCACGAGTATCAGGGAAAAGAAGTACTTAAGAAGTATGGCGTAGCCGTACCGAACGGAAAAGTTGCTTATACAGTGGACGAAGCAGTGGAAGCTGCCGCAGCGCTGGGTACACCTGTGGTTGTAGTCAAAGCGCAGATTCATGCTGGCGGACGCGGCAAAGCCGGCGGCGTCAAGGTGGCGAAGAACAGTGATGAGGTTCGCGCGTATGCGTCCGAGATCCTTGGCAAGACACTGGTGACCCATCAGACAGGACCCGAAGGCAAGGTAGTGAAGCGGCTGCTGATTGAAGAGGGCTGTCAGATTGTCAAAGAATATTATATCGGTCTGGTTGTGGACCGTGCTTCCGGACGGGTCGTCATGATGGCATCCGAAGAGGGCGGTACGGAGATTGAAGAGGTGGCGGCTACACATCCCGAGAAGATTTTCAAGGAAATCGTTGATCCGGCGGTGGGGCTTCAGACCTTCCAGGCGCGTAAGCTGGCTTACAGTATCGCTATTCCTCCCGAATTGGTGAACAAAGCGGTCAAGTTCATGCAAGCGCTATATCTGGCTTTTGTGGATAAAGATTGCTCGATTGCGGAGATCAACCCGCTGGTCGTTACTGCTGACGGTAATGTGATGGCGCTTGATGCCAAGCTTAACTTCGATTCCAACAGTCTGTTCCGCCACAAGGATATCCTGGAGCTGCGTGATCTGGACGAAGAGGATGCCAAAGAAATCGAAGCGTCCAAATTCGACCTCAGCTACATCGCACTTGACGGAAACATCGGCTGCATGGTGAACGGTGCGGGCCTGGCGATGGCAACGATGGATATCATTAAATATTATGGCGGCGAACCGGCCAACTTCCTCGATGTAGGGGGCGGTGCGACGACTGAGAAGGTAACGGAAGCTTTCAAAATTATCCTGTCCGATGACAAGGTGAACGGTATCTTTGTTAATATTTTCGGCGGTATTATGCGTTGTGATGTCATCGCTACCGGTGTAGTCGAAGCGGCAAGACAGCTTGGCCTAACCAAGCCGCTGGTCGTACGTCTTGAGGGCACGAATGTGGCACTGGGCAAGGAGATTCTCGCCGGCTCCGGACTGAATATCGTTGCTGCTGACTCCATGGCAGACGGTGCCCGCAAAATCGTTGCTCTTGTGTAA
- the dprA gene encoding DNA-processing protein DprA: MEIRELLFGLHEMEGIGWKSIGKIRRAGLLTNAVFSCSAEEWERAGLSSVVSARLAADFNEAWVLKRRSLMEESGVAMVTILDDHYPVQLRETPQPPWVLYYRGRLELASRPSVAMVGTRVPTAYGRKVGEMLAGQLSAAGLTVVSGLARGIDSVCHEAALGGAGGTIAVVATGLDKVYPPDNRELERQISREGLVLSEYPIGTPSHPGLFPQRNRIIAGLSLGTLVVEADSRSGSLITADAALEAGRDVFAVPGPLTSPKSRGALELIKQGAKLVTCASDIVEEYVSCLPSKGARTASAGALEQESPADLMEKKLTSDELHLYHILHQGPFTLDELLASTGWDFGHLHSVLLSLIIKKAVTQLPGAIYKVI, from the coding sequence ATGGAAATTCGGGAGCTGTTGTTCGGTCTGCATGAGATGGAGGGGATTGGCTGGAAAAGTATCGGCAAGATCCGCCGGGCGGGTCTTTTGACGAATGCTGTCTTCTCCTGTTCTGCTGAGGAATGGGAGCGGGCTGGACTTAGCAGTGTAGTATCTGCCCGGCTGGCTGCAGACTTTAATGAAGCATGGGTGCTGAAGCGCCGCTCTTTAATGGAAGAAAGCGGTGTAGCGATGGTCACCATTCTGGACGATCACTACCCTGTACAGCTGCGGGAAACCCCTCAGCCGCCTTGGGTATTGTACTATCGTGGCCGGCTGGAGCTGGCTTCCCGTCCCTCAGTTGCTATGGTTGGGACCCGGGTGCCTACCGCTTATGGGCGCAAGGTGGGGGAGATGCTGGCGGGACAGCTCAGTGCAGCCGGTCTCACGGTTGTAAGCGGCCTTGCTAGGGGGATTGACAGTGTCTGTCATGAAGCGGCACTAGGCGGAGCAGGAGGGACCATTGCGGTGGTGGCAACCGGCTTGGATAAGGTCTATCCTCCGGATAACCGTGAGCTGGAGCGGCAGATTTCGCGGGAAGGGCTGGTTCTTAGTGAATATCCTATCGGAACTCCGAGCCATCCCGGATTATTCCCGCAGCGCAACCGGATTATCGCCGGTCTGTCATTGGGAACACTGGTGGTGGAAGCAGACAGCCGCAGCGGGTCCCTGATCACCGCTGATGCAGCGCTTGAAGCAGGCCGGGATGTGTTTGCCGTGCCGGGGCCGCTGACCTCTCCCAAGAGCAGAGGGGCACTGGAGCTGATTAAGCAAGGTGCGAAGCTGGTAACCTGCGCCTCAGATATTGTGGAAGAATACGTCTCTTGCCTGCCTTCCAAGGGGGCTAGAACAGCTTCAGCAGGAGCACTAGAGCAGGAGAGTCCAGCGGATCTGATGGAAAAGAAATTGACAAGTGATGAGCTGCACCTTTACCATATACTGCATCAAGGCCCGTTTACACTCGATGAGCTGCTGGCGTCAACGGGGTGGGATTTTGGACATTTGCATTCAGTTCTGTTATCTTTAATCATAAAAAAAGCGGTAACACAATTACCGGGTGCAATTTATAAGGTAATTTAA
- the hslU gene encoding ATP-dependent protease ATPase subunit HslU — protein MVNQSLTPRQIVTELDKYIVGQKQAKKSVAVALRNRYRRSLLSEELRDEVVPKNILMIGPTGVGKTEIARRLAKLVNAPFIKVEATKFTEVGYVGRDVESMVRDLVETSIRMVKLERTEKVKDRAEELANERIVAILVPSSSKGKSQRNPFEMIFGGNNGGAEESKEEPEDGSLSERRRGIKFKLLAGQLEDDVIEIDVEDTTPSMMDMFAGQGNDQMGMNMQEMFGNLLPKRTKKRKLPIREARKVLIQDEAAKLIDTDDMIQESVARAEQSGIIFIDEIDKVASQGKGSGPDVSREGVQRDILPIVEGSTVMTKYGPVKTDYVLFIAAGAFHIAKPSDLIPELQGRFPIRVELSSLTLEDFVSILTEPENALTKQYVHLLQTENIEIQFQKEAIQEIAKIAASVNQNMENIGARRLHTILEKLLEDLSFEAPELTLDRVVITPEYVREKLAGIAQDRDLSQYIL, from the coding sequence ATGGTGAATCAATCGCTTACGCCACGCCAGATCGTAACAGAGCTTGACAAATATATCGTAGGTCAAAAGCAGGCCAAGAAATCAGTGGCCGTTGCCCTCCGCAACCGGTATCGGCGCAGTCTGTTGTCCGAGGAGCTGCGGGATGAGGTTGTGCCGAAGAATATTCTGATGATTGGACCTACCGGTGTAGGGAAAACAGAGATTGCCCGGCGTCTGGCTAAGCTTGTTAATGCCCCGTTCATCAAAGTAGAAGCCACCAAATTTACGGAAGTCGGCTACGTGGGGCGCGATGTGGAGTCGATGGTCCGTGATCTGGTGGAGACCTCTATCCGTATGGTGAAGCTGGAGCGCACCGAAAAGGTGAAGGACCGCGCAGAAGAGCTGGCGAATGAACGGATTGTGGCGATTCTGGTCCCGTCTTCCTCGAAGGGGAAATCGCAGCGCAATCCGTTTGAAATGATTTTTGGCGGAAATAACGGCGGGGCGGAAGAATCCAAGGAAGAGCCGGAGGACGGAAGCCTGAGCGAACGCCGCAGAGGGATCAAGTTCAAGCTGCTTGCAGGCCAGCTAGAGGATGACGTCATTGAGATTGATGTCGAGGACACGACGCCTTCTATGATGGATATGTTCGCGGGCCAGGGCAACGACCAGATGGGCATGAATATGCAGGAGATGTTCGGCAACCTGCTGCCGAAGCGTACGAAGAAGCGCAAGCTGCCGATCCGTGAGGCCCGCAAGGTGCTGATCCAGGATGAAGCGGCCAAGCTGATCGACACAGACGACATGATTCAGGAATCAGTAGCCCGCGCAGAGCAATCCGGGATTATTTTCATCGATGAGATTGATAAGGTAGCCAGCCAAGGCAAGGGCTCAGGTCCCGATGTATCCCGCGAAGGCGTACAGCGTGATATTCTGCCCATCGTCGAGGGATCGACAGTCATGACCAAATACGGGCCTGTGAAGACAGACTACGTGCTCTTCATCGCTGCAGGCGCTTTTCATATTGCCAAGCCTTCAGATCTGATCCCTGAGCTTCAGGGACGTTTCCCGATCCGTGTGGAGCTGAGCAGTCTTACACTGGAGGACTTTGTATCTATTCTTACGGAGCCTGAGAACGCACTTACGAAACAATATGTCCATTTACTGCAGACGGAGAACATCGAAATCCAGTTCCAGAAGGAAGCTATTCAGGAAATTGCCAAGATCGCGGCCTCCGTGAATCAGAATATGGAGAACATCGGAGCACGGCGTCTTCATACGATCCTGGAAAAGCTGCTGGAGGATCTATCGTTCGAGGCACCTGAACTGACGCTCGACAGGGTGGTCATTACTCCGGAGTATGTTCGCGAAAAACTGGCAGGAATCGCGCAGGACCGCGACTTAAGCCAATATATTCTTTAA
- the flgB gene encoding flagellar basal body rod protein FlgB, translated as MGLLNSVSFQRLQGGLDAATKRQSVLANNVANNDTPNFKRSDVSFESFLRDQESGLKATLGAKVSDSRHFRFGTVTGMPAAVVSTDETTSMNNNGNNVDMDREQALSADNQLRYNSYVEQLNSQITMMRTVVQGG; from the coding sequence ATGGGTTTGCTGAACAGTGTCAGTTTTCAAAGATTACAAGGAGGCCTAGATGCCGCCACCAAACGACAAAGTGTTCTGGCTAATAATGTAGCAAATAATGATACACCAAATTTTAAACGTTCAGATGTCAGCTTTGAGAGCTTCCTGAGAGATCAGGAGAGCGGACTTAAAGCCACACTGGGTGCGAAGGTATCAGACTCCCGTCATTTCCGCTTCGGGACAGTAACCGGCATGCCGGCTGCTGTGGTCAGTACCGATGAGACTACATCTATGAATAACAACGGCAATAATGTGGATATGGATCGTGAACAGGCGCTCAGCGCCGACAACCAGCTGAGATACAACTCTTATGTTGAACAGCTGAACAGTCAGATCACAATGATGCGTACAGTTGTACAGGGAGGGTAA
- a CDS encoding MarR family winged helix-turn-helix transcriptional regulator, with protein sequence MQKESTTTPELMLENQLCFTIYACSREFTKLYQPHLDKIGLTYSQYLVMLVLWERQQCTVKELGEALFLDSGTLTPLLKRLQAAGLILRERSLQDERKVLISLTPQGLALRQEAMGIPGKMAEGTMLSPVEFIDLLGQFKNLLNRVHEANISNSK encoded by the coding sequence ATGCAAAAAGAATCCACTACAACCCCTGAGCTTATGCTGGAGAACCAGCTCTGCTTTACGATTTATGCCTGTTCGCGTGAATTTACGAAGCTATACCAGCCTCATCTGGATAAGATCGGATTAACGTATTCGCAGTATCTGGTCATGCTGGTCCTGTGGGAAAGACAGCAATGTACGGTCAAGGAGTTGGGTGAAGCTCTGTTCCTTGATTCAGGAACCCTGACTCCGCTGCTCAAGCGGCTGCAGGCTGCAGGACTAATTTTGCGCGAACGTTCCTTGCAGGATGAGCGGAAGGTGCTGATTTCATTAACACCCCAAGGCTTGGCGCTGCGTCAGGAAGCTATGGGCATTCCCGGCAAAATGGCAGAAGGCACGATGCTCTCACCGGTAGAGTTCATAGATTTGCTGGGACAGTTCAAAAATCTCCTGAACCGGGTGCATGAAGCTAATATCAGCAATTCGAAATAG
- the topA gene encoding type I DNA topoisomerase: protein MADALVIVESPSKAKTIGKYLGSKYIVKASMGHIIDLPKSQIGVDVENQFNPKYITIRGKGSILKELKDASKKVKKVYLAADPDREGEAIAWHLANALNLDNTQECRVVFNEITKQAVKDAFKTPRKINMDLVNAQQARRILDRLVGYKISPLLWKKVKKGLSAGRVQSVAVKIVMDRENEISEFVPTEYWSITARLAIRDSEFEAKFHRLNGEKKELGQESDVQEVLEAIKNAAFQVKEVKEKERQRHPSAPFTTSSLQQEAARKLGFRASKTMSVAQQLYEGVELGKEGTVGLITYMRTDSTRLSTTAQDEAKELIQAKYGEKFIPETPRQYSKKAAGAQDAHEAIRPTSALREPDMVKEFMSRDQFRLYKLVWERFVSSQMSSALLDTLSVDITAGTAIFRAVGSKVSFPGFMKVYVEGNDDGTTDEEKFLPQLKAGDELVKREIEPKQHFTQPPPRYTEARLVKTLEELGIGRPSTYAPTLETIQKRGYVAIEEKKFMPTELGELIIEQMEEFFPEILNVEFTAHMEGDLDHVEEGAEDWVKVLAQFYESFEKRLLYAEEEMKEIEIEDEVSDELCEKCGKPMVYKLGRFGKFLACSGFPECRNTKPIIKDIGVSCPKCHEGKVVERRSKKGRVFYGCDQYPGCDFVSWDKPSVKPCPACGSWMIEKRNKQGTKLQCTSCDHTEAVIESDELAE from the coding sequence ATGGCAGATGCGTTGGTTATTGTAGAATCACCATCAAAAGCGAAAACGATTGGTAAATATCTGGGCAGCAAATATATTGTTAAGGCATCAATGGGGCATATCATAGATTTGCCAAAAAGCCAGATCGGTGTGGATGTGGAGAATCAGTTTAATCCCAAATATATAACGATCCGGGGCAAGGGTTCTATCTTGAAGGAACTTAAGGATGCCAGCAAAAAAGTCAAAAAAGTCTATCTCGCAGCTGACCCGGACCGCGAAGGGGAAGCCATTGCCTGGCATTTAGCAAATGCACTGAATTTGGACAATACTCAGGAATGCCGGGTGGTCTTCAATGAAATTACCAAGCAGGCGGTGAAGGATGCCTTCAAGACACCGCGCAAGATTAATATGGATCTGGTGAATGCCCAGCAGGCGCGGCGCATTCTGGACCGGCTTGTCGGTTACAAGATTAGCCCTTTATTATGGAAGAAAGTAAAAAAAGGGCTCTCCGCCGGACGGGTACAATCGGTAGCGGTTAAGATTGTAATGGACCGGGAGAATGAAATTTCCGAATTCGTTCCTACAGAATACTGGAGCATTACTGCTCGGTTAGCGATTCGGGATTCTGAATTCGAAGCCAAGTTCCATCGCCTGAACGGCGAGAAGAAGGAACTCGGCCAGGAGAGCGATGTGCAGGAAGTGCTGGAAGCGATTAAGAACGCGGCCTTCCAGGTCAAAGAAGTGAAAGAGAAGGAGAGACAGCGTCATCCATCCGCTCCGTTCACGACAAGCTCACTGCAGCAGGAGGCTGCCCGTAAGCTGGGCTTCCGCGCGTCCAAGACGATGTCTGTCGCACAGCAGCTCTATGAGGGAGTTGAACTGGGCAAGGAAGGCACTGTCGGATTAATTACTTATATGCGTACGGATTCCACTCGTCTATCCACTACGGCCCAGGATGAAGCCAAGGAGCTGATCCAAGCCAAATACGGTGAGAAGTTCATTCCCGAGACGCCGCGCCAATATTCCAAGAAGGCTGCGGGCGCCCAAGATGCGCATGAAGCGATCCGTCCGACCTCAGCGCTGCGCGAGCCGGATATGGTCAAGGAATTCATGAGCCGTGATCAATTCCGGCTGTATAAGCTGGTATGGGAGCGTTTTGTGTCCAGTCAGATGTCTTCCGCGCTGCTGGATACGTTGTCGGTAGATATTACAGCCGGAACAGCGATATTCAGAGCGGTAGGGTCCAAGGTCTCGTTCCCGGGCTTCATGAAAGTGTATGTGGAAGGCAATGACGACGGTACAACAGACGAAGAGAAGTTTCTGCCGCAACTGAAAGCAGGCGATGAACTGGTGAAGCGCGAGATTGAACCGAAGCAGCATTTCACCCAGCCGCCGCCAAGATATACAGAAGCCCGTCTCGTCAAGACGCTTGAGGAACTGGGCATAGGCCGTCCAAGTACGTATGCGCCGACCCTGGAGACGATCCAGAAGCGCGGGTATGTGGCGATTGAAGAGAAGAAGTTCATGCCGACTGAGCTTGGAGAGCTGATCATAGAGCAAATGGAAGAGTTCTTCCCGGAAATTCTCAATGTGGAATTCACCGCCCATATGGAAGGGGACCTTGACCATGTGGAGGAAGGTGCGGAGGATTGGGTGAAGGTACTGGCCCAGTTCTATGAATCCTTTGAGAAAAGACTCCTATATGCGGAAGAAGAAATGAAGGAAATCGAGATTGAAGATGAAGTCTCTGATGAGCTGTGTGAGAAATGCGGCAAGCCTATGGTCTATAAGCTGGGCCGGTTCGGCAAATTCCTGGCCTGCTCCGGATTTCCGGAATGCCGCAACACCAAGCCGATCATTAAGGATATCGGTGTAAGCTGTCCGAAATGCCATGAAGGCAAGGTGGTGGAGCGGCGCAGCAAGAAGGGGCGCGTCTTCTATGGATGTGACCAATATCCGGGCTGTGACTTTGTCTCCTGGGATAAGCCGTCAGTGAAGCCGTGTCCGGCTTGCGGCTCCTGGATGATAGAGAAACGCAACAAGCAGGGAACCAAACTGCAATGTACTTCATGCGATCATACAGAAGCTGTAATCGAGAGCGATGAGTTAGCAGAATAA
- the sucD gene encoding succinate--CoA ligase subunit alpha codes for MSILVDKNTKVITQGITGATGLFHTKGALDYGTQMVGGVTPGKGGTTVQITLDNGTEKSLPVFDTVVAAKAATGATASVIYVPPAFAADSIMEAIDAEMELVICITEGIPVLDMVKVSRYMEGRSTVLIGPNCPGVITPGECKIGIMPGYIHKPGYVGVVSRSGTLTYEAVHQLTERGIGQSSAVGIGGDPVKGSEFIDILKLFNEDPGTKAVIMIGEIGGTAEEEAALWIKENMTKPVVGFIGGVTAPPGKRMGHAGAIISGGKGTASEKIAVLESCGIKVAPTPAEMGSTLVSVLEERGILNAFTTH; via the coding sequence ATGAGCATTCTTGTAGATAAAAATACGAAAGTCATCACCCAGGGAATTACCGGCGCTACGGGTTTATTTCATACAAAAGGCGCGCTGGACTACGGCACTCAGATGGTTGGCGGTGTAACTCCGGGCAAGGGGGGCACTACGGTTCAGATTACCCTGGACAACGGCACGGAGAAGAGTCTGCCTGTCTTCGACACGGTTGTTGCCGCCAAAGCAGCTACTGGTGCAACTGCAAGTGTCATTTACGTCCCGCCTGCTTTTGCCGCAGATTCGATTATGGAAGCAATAGATGCGGAGATGGAGCTGGTCATTTGTATCACAGAAGGCATTCCGGTGCTTGATATGGTCAAAGTGTCCAGATACATGGAGGGCCGCTCCACGGTGCTGATCGGTCCCAACTGTCCGGGTGTCATCACGCCTGGAGAATGCAAAATCGGCATTATGCCAGGTTATATTCATAAGCCTGGGTATGTTGGTGTAGTCTCCCGAAGCGGAACCTTGACCTATGAGGCTGTACATCAGCTGACGGAGCGCGGAATCGGCCAATCCTCAGCGGTGGGTATCGGGGGCGACCCGGTGAAGGGCTCGGAGTTCATCGATATCCTTAAGCTTTTCAATGAAGATCCGGGCACCAAGGCTGTCATTATGATCGGTGAGATCGGCGGGACGGCAGAGGAAGAAGCTGCGCTGTGGATCAAAGAGAACATGACCAAGCCTGTAGTCGGCTTCATCGGCGGGGTTACGGCACCTCCGGGCAAACGGATGGGCCATGCCGGGGCGATCATTTCAGGCGGTAAAGGGACGGCCAGCGAGAAGATTGCTGTGCTGGAGTCCTGCGGCATTAAGGTAGCCCCAACACCTGCTGAAATGGGCTCTACCCTCGTCAGTGTGCTTGAGGAACGCGGCATCCTGAATGCCTTCACCACCCACTAG
- a CDS encoding organic hydroperoxide resistance protein, whose translation MMTIQQKMYETTVKAVGGRQGSIESDSPKLNLAISTPREMGGAGGEGTNPEQLFAAGYSACFDSALNMVARMGKVKIEGSEVTATVSFGKVEDGGFGIAVKMDVLVKGVDRETAERLVQEAHGACPYSRATRGNIEVELNVL comes from the coding sequence ATGATGACCATCCAACAGAAAATGTACGAAACAACAGTAAAAGCCGTAGGCGGCAGACAGGGTTCTATCGAATCCGACAGCCCTAAGCTGAATCTTGCGATCAGCACACCACGAGAAATGGGCGGCGCCGGCGGTGAAGGCACGAATCCTGAGCAGCTCTTCGCAGCCGGATATTCCGCTTGCTTCGACAGCGCGCTGAACATGGTTGCACGTATGGGCAAGGTAAAGATCGAAGGCTCTGAAGTAACGGCTACCGTCAGCTTCGGTAAAGTGGAAGACGGAGGCTTCGGCATTGCCGTGAAGATGGATGTTCTGGTCAAGGGTGTTGACCGTGAGACCGCTGAACGGCTGGTACAAGAAGCTCATGGCGCATGTCCTTACTCCCGTGCTACCCGTGGTAACATCGAAGTAGAATTGAACGTGCTGTAA
- the flgC gene encoding flagellar basal body rod protein FlgC: protein MNFGSSFGISASALTSQRLRMDVISSNIANAETTRASVVDGKAVPYRRKLTVLETTQADSFANILGSKMSGGNDGVKVKSIIEDSSPLKPVYNPSHPDADADGYVYMPNVDVTKEMVDMLSASRSYEANVTMLNASKSMVTKALEIGR, encoded by the coding sequence ATGAATTTTGGCAGCAGCTTTGGTATTAGCGCCTCGGCTTTAACCTCCCAGCGTCTGCGGATGGATGTGATCTCCTCCAATATCGCCAACGCCGAGACCACAAGAGCCTCCGTGGTGGACGGTAAAGCCGTACCTTACCGCCGTAAGCTTACAGTTCTGGAAACTACCCAGGCTGACAGCTTCGCGAATATACTCGGCTCCAAGATGAGCGGCGGTAATGATGGCGTCAAGGTGAAATCGATTATCGAGGATTCTTCTCCGCTCAAGCCGGTATATAATCCGAGCCATCCTGATGCGGACGCTGACGGTTATGTATATATGCCGAATGTGGATGTAACCAAGGAAATGGTAGATATGCTGTCTGCCTCGCGTTCTTACGAAGCGAATGTTACGATGCTGAACGCATCCAAATCCATGGTGACCAAGGCGCTTGAAATCGGCCGGTAG
- the trmFO gene encoding FADH(2)-oxidizing methylenetetrahydrofolate--tRNA-(uracil(54)-C(5))-methyltransferase TrmFO codes for MTVKAQVTVIGAGLAGSEAAWQIASRGVPVRLYEMRPVVKTPAHHTDQFAELVCSNSLRANGLGNAVGVLKEEMRRLGSLVLGAADRHAVPAGGALAVDRDGFSGEITSMLHNHPLVEVINEELTHIPEEGIVVIATGPLTSPSLSSEIKGLLGEEYFYFYDAAAPIVEKDSIDMSKVYLASRYDKGEAAYLNCPMTEEEFDVFYDALISAETAALKDFEKEIYFEGCMPIEIMMRRGKQTALFGPMKPVGLLNPHTGKLPYAVVQLRQDNAAGTLYNLVGFQTHLKWGEQKRVFSLIPGLEQAEYVRYGVMHRNTFINSPKLLQPTYQMKGRERLYFAGQMTGVEGYVESAASGMIAGMNAARAALGEESLIFPEDTVLGSMPAYITSADPEHFQPMNANFGLLPKLETRFRSKKEKNERLAYRALDSLAAYAGAHELTYKEPEPVDADPAEADSPAQ; via the coding sequence TTGACAGTAAAAGCACAAGTAACCGTTATCGGAGCAGGTCTGGCCGGAAGTGAAGCCGCCTGGCAGATCGCTTCGCGCGGAGTTCCAGTCAGATTGTATGAGATGCGTCCGGTCGTGAAGACGCCGGCGCATCATACAGATCAGTTCGCCGAGCTGGTCTGCAGCAACTCACTGCGGGCGAATGGCCTCGGAAATGCAGTGGGTGTACTTAAGGAAGAAATGCGGCGTCTGGGCTCCCTGGTACTGGGTGCAGCCGACAGGCATGCCGTTCCGGCAGGAGGCGCTCTTGCTGTTGACCGGGACGGATTCTCTGGCGAAATCACCTCCATGCTGCATAATCACCCTCTGGTGGAAGTCATAAATGAAGAACTTACGCATATACCGGAGGAAGGGATTGTTGTTATTGCCACCGGGCCGCTGACTTCACCCTCTTTGTCTTCGGAGATTAAGGGACTGCTTGGCGAGGAATACTTTTATTTCTATGATGCAGCAGCTCCGATTGTAGAGAAAGACAGCATCGATATGAGCAAGGTTTATCTGGCCTCCCGCTATGATAAAGGAGAAGCCGCCTATTTGAACTGTCCGATGACAGAAGAGGAATTCGATGTTTTTTATGATGCGCTGATTTCGGCCGAGACAGCAGCACTCAAAGATTTTGAGAAAGAGATTTACTTTGAAGGCTGTATGCCGATTGAAATTATGATGAGACGCGGCAAGCAGACGGCATTGTTCGGCCCTATGAAGCCTGTAGGACTGCTCAATCCTCACACGGGCAAGCTGCCTTACGCGGTTGTGCAACTGCGCCAGGACAATGCTGCCGGTACGCTGTATAATCTGGTTGGTTTCCAGACTCATCTGAAGTGGGGCGAGCAAAAACGGGTATTCTCACTTATTCCGGGCCTTGAACAAGCTGAATATGTGCGTTATGGGGTCATGCACCGCAATACCTTTATTAATTCTCCCAAGCTGCTGCAGCCCACATACCAGATGAAGGGCCGGGAGAGACTGTATTTTGCCGGCCAGATGACCGGGGTTGAAGGGTATGTAGAATCTGCGGCTTCCGGTATGATCGCCGGTATGAATGCAGCGAGAGCTGCGCTTGGCGAAGAGAGCCTGATCTTCCCTGAGGATACGGTGCTGGGCAGCATGCCCGCCTATATCACTTCGGCCGATCCTGAACACTTCCAGCCGATGAATGCCAACTTCGGCCTGCTGCCGAAGCTTGAGACCCGGTTCCGCAGCAAAAAAGAGAAGAACGAACGTCTGGCTTACCGGGCGCTTGACAGCCTTGCTGCTTATGCTGGAGCCCATGAATTGACGTATAAAGAGCCAGAGCCGGTGGATGCTGATCCGGCAGAAGCGGATAGTCCGGCACAATAG